A section of the Malania oleifera isolate guangnan ecotype guangnan chromosome 2, ASM2987363v1, whole genome shotgun sequence genome encodes:
- the LOC131149352 gene encoding dirigent protein 25, translated as MRNSKSVLCNFCHFAATMKRFCMKALLPVGSLMFFHDSWQTPKSASVPPVTILYLLLVAAASAQILDEDQPPVPAVTPNDPDSAKTSVSSDTPVATAPQGAPATYADTHHALSFFMHDIQGGSNPSARPVTEIISNSAVNGQVPFAKPSGAVLPFNNGIPLNNGNNNELMTNNNPFLTGLGGGTSNVIQNNGNNLMNGVPVINSAHIPGGTTIQKLMFGTMTVIDDELTEGHELGSRLVGKAQGFYVASSMDGSCHTMAFTAMFQSGNYVNSLNFFGVHQMGISESQLAVMGGYRKVC; from the exons ATGAGAAATTCGAAGAGTGTTCTATGCAATTTTTGTCATTTTGCTGCGACTATGAAGCGCTTCTGCATGAAGGCCCTGCTTCCAGTAGGCAGTCTGATGTTTTTCCATG ACTCATGGCAAACCCCAAAGTCTGCTTCTGTTCCTCCTGTGACCATACTTTACCTTCTTCTGGTGGCTGCTGCTTCCGCTCAAATTCTGGACGAGGACCAACCACCAGTCCCTGCAGTCACGCCCAATGATCCAGATTCAGCCAAAACATCTGTTTCCAGTGACACACCAGTGGCCACAGCCCCACAGGGGGCCCCAGCGACATATGCAGATACCCACCATGCATTGTCCTTCTTCATGCATGATATTCAGGGTGGTTCAAATCCTTCAGCTCGACCTGTGACTGAAATCATTAGCAACTCAGCTGTCAACGGCCAGGTACCCTTTGCCAAGCCCAGCGGTGCAGTCCTCCCCTTTAACAATGGCATTCCCTTGAACAATGGCAACAACAATGAACTCATGACCAACAACAATCCATTCCTGACTGGCCTCGGCGGAGGCACATCTAATGTTATTCAGAACAATGGGAACAACTTGATGAATGGGGTTCCAGTCATCAATAGTGCACATATCCCTGGAGGTACTACCATTCAGAAGCTAATGTTTGGGACAATGACAGTCATAGACGATGAGCTAACTGAAGGGCATGAACTTGGGTCACGTTTGGTGGGCAAGGCACAGGGATTTTACGTAGCGAGTTCAATGGATGGAAGCTGCCACACCATGGCTTTCACTGCCATGTTTCAGAGTGGAAACTATGTCAATAGCCTCAACTTCTTCGGTGTTCATCAAATGGGTATCTCAGAATCCCAGCTTGCTGTCATGGGCGGTTACCGGAAAGTATGTTGA